The Pirellulales bacterium nucleotide sequence AAAACGGCAGAGCCGCAATTGATGCTTATGGCCGAGGTCGACGGAAGACCGGCAGGACTCGCAATTACGATTCCTGACTTCAACGAGGCCACACGTCCCTTGAATGGGCGATTAACCACATTTGGTTTGCCGATCGGTCTGTTCCGCCTGTGGCGGAATATGCGACGTATTCGCGCCGGCAGGGTGTTGGTGCTGGGAGTCCTTCCCGAGTATCGAGGAAGAGGCGTCACCGAGCTATTAATTTTGCGAACCCGTGACATTGGGCAGCGGCTCGGCTATATCGGAGCCGAATTAGGATGGACCTTGGAAGACAATGCATTAATCAACCGACCCATTCAGAAGGCTGACGCCGTTCCCTACAAGCGATTTCGAATCTACCACTCAGCCATTTGACGGCCCATGGAATCGGAAGAACGAGAGCACGGCGCACACTCGGCTTGTTGCGCCGCATACGCAAGAAATTTCCGCATGCCCGCGACTACCACTAGAAACCGCAACGCGAATCAACGACCGCATTGATCAAGCCTGCGTTGATCCTCGCGCATCGAACTCTCGTCGAAAACTCCAGTACGGCCGTAAGTGCTCACCGGCTTCTTGTCCTCACTTATCAAACTGACGATTCCGAGCACCTATACCAGCTTGACGTTTTCGGCACATGGCCCCTTCGGCCCGCGGCCCTCCGTGAACGACACCTTCTGTCCCTCGCGTAAATCTTCAAACTCGACGCCCTGCAGCGCCGAAGAATGGAAGAAAAGGTCTTTTCCTCCCCCCAGGCTAATAAAACCAAAACCCTTGTCCATTACCTTTTTGATCGTGCCTTCAGCCATCAATCCATCTCCAGATGATTTAGTCGGGACTCGCCGTCCGGCCATAATTGGCGGGTGGCTACTTTTCACGGATAAAGAATACCTCGCCACTACGCTGCCCCGCAAATAACAACACCAGGACGCTGGAACGGCGCGTCTGCGCCGTTGAAGCGCGGAACTCAAAATCGCGCATCACGTGGTTTTTGTTGGCCACGGGATTGCCTCAAGCGGCGATTCAGCGGGGCCGGCCAAAACTTCGCCCGATGCCTTGAACCGCGAACCATGGCACGGACAGTCCCAGGTTTGTTCAGCATCGTTCCAATTCACAAGGCACCCGAGATGTGTACATACGGCTCGGTGCAAACGACCCGTCGCATCGCCCGAGCAGGCGACGTTGGCGCCATCAATCTTGAGGACCTTCCCCTGCCCTATCTCAATATCGTCGGCATTCGGGGACTTGGTCACCTTTAGGCGGTCGGCTACGAAATAGTAGGGGAAATCGATGTTCTCCTTGATATAGTCCCACGTTCCGCCGCGTATCTTCTTGCGATCAACTGAAAAGAGCTCTTGCCAAGGATTCTCTTTTTTAAGAATGGCATCGCGAATGACCATACCGGCGACGGTCGCGAAAG carries:
- a CDS encoding cold shock domain-containing protein, producing the protein MAEGTIKKVMDKGFGFISLGGGKDLFFHSSALQGVEFEDLREGQKVSFTEGRGPKGPCAENVKLV
- a CDS encoding GNAT family N-acetyltransferase, with the translated sequence MAEVDGRPAGLAITIPDFNEATRPLNGRLTTFGLPIGLFRLWRNMRRIRAGRVLVLGVLPEYRGRGVTELLILRTRDIGQRLGYIGAELGWTLEDNALINRPIQKADAVPYKRFRIYHSAI